The following proteins are co-located in the Eriocheir sinensis breed Jianghai 21 chromosome 34, ASM2467909v1, whole genome shotgun sequence genome:
- the LOC127007131 gene encoding uncharacterized protein LOC127007131 isoform X1, with translation MTPQVALLLAVLLAGLPASGARGGKAAKGAGSGYGSGQGFTNYRAREVTWEDVVLAMQLSAMCFGALLALCVVACCAYHICGPAEELDYTRYSGFKSEHPRLPPELLREIYTLPSTLDLAETEEGPGPTTTANPPTTLSQSSPATPITRPAEIGQRGAMSGYMEGGMRVPSLSRESLGGPRSVLAAHLPNGRLRGPAAGEGTPPQMRRPLTVQNTRADVCRPPRLLNLNCIVDGRPRLLTLSAMTSSRATREVAGHGAANRLAAHDQTSSTLDLARAAAASIPSLSQTHRSFSEPHTSLV, from the exons gttTGCCAGCCTCGGGGGCCAGGGGCGGCAAGGCGGCAAAGGGTGCGGGAAGCGGCTACGGCAGCGGTCAAGGATTTACGAACTACCGGGCGCGCGAGGTGACGTGGGAAG ACGTCGTGCTGGCCATGCAGCTGTCCGCCATGTGCTTCGGAGCGTTGCTGGCACTCTGTGTGGTGGCCTGCTGCGCCTACCACATCTGTGGCCCCGCCGAGGAGCTGGACTACACCCGCTACTCCGGGTTCAAGAGCGAGCACCCGCGTCTGCCCCCGGAGCTCCTGCGGGAGATCTACACTCTGCCCTCCACCCTAGACCTCGCCGAGACGGAGGAAGGACCCGGCCCCACCACTACTGCCAACCCGCCCACAACGCTCTCCCAGTCGTCGCCCGCCACGCCGATCACCCGCCCAGCTGAGATCGGTCAGAGAGGGGCAATGAGTGGCTATATGGAGGGTGGTATGCGGGTGCCCTCCCTCAGCAGGGAGTCTCTGGGAGGGCCGCGGTCTGTCCTTGCCGCCCACCTGCCTAACGGGAGGCTCCGCGGCCCAGCGGCAGGTGAGGGAACGCCCCCGCAGATGCGCCGCCCCCTCACCGTCCAGAACACGCGAGCAGACGTGTGTCGGCCGCCGCGTCTTCTCAATCTCAACTGTATCGTGGATGGGCGGCCCCGCCTGCTGACGCTGTCCGCCATGACGTCGTCGCGGGCGACACGGGAGGTGGCGGGGCACGGGGCCGCCAACAGGCTGGCTGCCCACGACCAGACCAGCTCAACCCTTGACCTGGCCCGTGCAGCCGctgcctccatcccttctctttcccagaCCCACAGGTCCTTCTCAGAGCCCCACACATCCCTCGTCTAG